One window of the Desulfovibrio sp. genome contains the following:
- a CDS encoding DUF1844 domain-containing protein encodes MSDNTCGCKADGPMPEVTFSTFIISLASSALVHLGEVPNPETGGTETTLPLAKHSIDVLEMLRAKTENGLEEQERKLLESILYELRMKFVIKCGSDCACQSKKV; translated from the coding sequence ATGAGTGACAATACCTGCGGCTGCAAGGCCGATGGCCCCATGCCGGAAGTGACGTTTTCCACCTTTATCATTTCTCTGGCATCATCGGCTCTGGTGCATCTGGGCGAAGTGCCTAACCCCGAAACCGGGGGCACCGAAACAACCCTGCCCCTGGCGAAGCACAGCATAGACGTGCTGGAAATGCTGCGCGCCAAGACAGAAAACGGCCTGGAAGAACAGGAGCGCAAACTTCTGGAAAGCATTTTGTACGAACTGCGTATGAAGTTTGTCATAAAGTGCGGCTCTGACTGCGCCTGCCAGTCAAAAAAAGTCTGA
- a CDS encoding methyl-accepting chemotaxis protein, which translates to MTIRLRVILGFLLTIAVMAAGTLPFMVKTMRDNAEESYLANASTQLQLMSNYVEAFISGAERDVALLAQEPYIAEAVGLFPNFSNSKEAEVFSRADLSVDAFKTVQPLVRLDEGSEDYVEAYAGYTDGSYATSADNTKVPAGYNTSKRPWYTQRAASSQKVGLADSYLSITGELVVAITHKMFSRKGDFTGVLGIDVSLNGLSQRFADLNFGKTGYFMLLENTGRILCNPRYKDLTGKIIGKDLQDPGLVKLFGMKDGSASTVINGQEVRASVRTTPHGWKILMLQNEGEIFAATNSAIHASIVITASVALLMLIIAWAIARSINKPLSLLVKEADKVATGDLDVNLDARLFYGELAELHAALLNMVTNLQDMITTSRQQGEEAHRQAALAKEATAQAEEARKQAENARREGMLSAAQQLEEVVKIIASASNELEAHIGQANHLSGESALRLGDAATAMNQMNATVREVASNASSASGMSDQTRANAENGEKIVQQALESIDRVHTVSQALKDDMGTLNDHAQAINRIMNVISDIADQTNLLALNAAIEAARAGEAGRGFAVVADEVRKLAEKTMASTNDVGNAIAAIQQSTAKSVGSVENALEQVKTATEFANRSGEALREIVNNALSTADQVRAIATASEEQSATSEEINRSIVDVNDRAEQTVHAMNAASSAVTDLAEQTKSLGNLVADMKRS; encoded by the coding sequence ATGACTATCAGACTGCGCGTTATTCTGGGTTTTCTTCTTACCATTGCCGTAATGGCTGCCGGAACACTGCCTTTCATGGTTAAAACCATGCGCGACAATGCAGAGGAAAGCTATCTCGCCAACGCATCCACCCAGCTGCAACTTATGAGCAACTATGTGGAAGCGTTCATCAGCGGTGCCGAACGTGATGTGGCCCTGCTGGCGCAGGAGCCTTACATTGCCGAAGCAGTTGGCCTGTTTCCCAATTTTTCCAATTCCAAGGAAGCAGAAGTATTTTCACGCGCAGATCTTTCGGTAGACGCATTCAAAACAGTCCAGCCCCTTGTTCGACTTGACGAAGGTTCCGAAGACTACGTGGAGGCCTACGCCGGTTACACCGACGGCAGCTACGCCACCTCGGCCGACAATACCAAGGTTCCTGCCGGGTACAATACCAGCAAGCGCCCCTGGTACACCCAGCGTGCGGCTTCTTCCCAAAAGGTTGGCCTTGCAGACAGCTACCTTTCCATCACTGGCGAACTGGTGGTGGCCATTACCCACAAAATGTTTTCTCGCAAGGGCGACTTTACGGGCGTGCTTGGCATCGACGTTTCGCTCAACGGCCTGTCGCAACGCTTTGCCGACCTGAATTTCGGCAAGACCGGCTACTTCATGCTGCTTGAAAACACGGGCCGCATTCTCTGCAACCCTCGCTACAAGGATCTGACCGGCAAAATCATCGGCAAAGACCTGCAGGATCCCGGTCTGGTCAAACTGTTTGGCATGAAGGACGGCTCGGCAAGCACTGTGATCAACGGGCAGGAAGTGCGCGCCAGTGTGCGCACCACCCCCCACGGCTGGAAGATTCTCATGCTTCAGAATGAGGGCGAAATCTTTGCGGCCACCAATTCCGCCATCCATGCCAGCATAGTCATAACCGCAAGCGTTGCCCTGCTCATGCTGATTATTGCCTGGGCCATAGCGCGTTCCATAAACAAGCCCCTGAGCCTCCTGGTCAAGGAAGCCGACAAGGTCGCCACCGGCGATCTGGATGTGAACCTTGACGCACGCCTGTTCTACGGCGAACTGGCGGAACTGCACGCGGCCCTGCTCAACATGGTGACCAACCTTCAGGACATGATCACAACCTCGCGCCAGCAAGGCGAGGAAGCCCACCGCCAGGCGGCGCTTGCCAAGGAGGCCACTGCACAGGCCGAGGAAGCGCGCAAGCAGGCAGAAAACGCCCGCCGCGAGGGCATGCTCAGCGCTGCCCAGCAGCTCGAGGAAGTGGTGAAGATCATTGCTTCTGCCTCAAACGAGCTTGAGGCCCATATTGGTCAGGCCAACCACCTTTCGGGCGAATCGGCCCTGCGGCTTGGTGATGCGGCCACAGCCATGAACCAGATGAACGCCACCGTGCGCGAGGTCGCCAGCAATGCTTCTTCGGCTTCCGGCATGTCTGACCAGACCCGGGCCAATGCCGAAAATGGCGAAAAGATCGTGCAGCAGGCTCTGGAAAGCATTGACCGTGTGCACACGGTTTCGCAGGCGCTCAAGGACGACATGGGCACGCTCAACGACCATGCCCAGGCCATCAACCGCATCATGAACGTTATTTCTGATATCGCCGACCAGACCAACCTACTGGCCCTGAACGCCGCCATTGAAGCGGCTCGCGCTGGCGAGGCTGGCCGCGGCTTTGCCGTGGTGGCTGACGAGGTGCGCAAGCTGGCCGAAAAAACCATGGCCTCGACCAACGACGTGGGCAACGCCATTGCGGCCATCCAGCAGAGCACAGCCAAGAGCGTGGGCAGCGTGGAGAACGCCCTTGAACAGGTAAAAACTGCCACGGAATTTGCCAACAGGTCGGGCGAGGCACTGCGCGAAATCGTCAACAATGCCCTTTCCACCGCTGATCAGGTGCGCGCCATCGCCACGGCCAGTGAGGAACAGTCCGCCACCAGCGAAGAAATCAACAGGTCCATTGTTGACGTCAACGACCGCGCCGAGCAGACCGTGCACGCCATGAACGCCGCCTCCAGCGCGGTGACCGATCTGGCCGAACAGACCAAGAGTCTCGGCAATCTGGTTGCCGACATGAAACGCAGCTAA
- a CDS encoding ATP-binding cassette domain-containing protein, whose translation MSLKMVNESSELALSCLSLTPGRDKAGQPERAYIHFKPGEITALLGPTGAGKSRFLGDIEALAAGDTPTGRTVLLNGAAPDEDTRFDLQGRLVAQLTQNMNFVLDMGVMDFLRTHALSREVADAEGAARRVFEAANELAGEPFQACTQLTQLSGGQSRALMIADTALLSWSPVLLIDEIENAGVDKRKALNLLLASDKIIVMATHDPVLALAADRRLVFEQGAVAAVLARSPAEDALLARLEDMERQWSGVREALRKGTDMSSWADC comes from the coding sequence ATGAGCTTGAAAATGGTGAATGAAAGTTCTGAGCTTGCCCTCAGCTGTCTGAGCCTGACCCCCGGGCGTGACAAGGCGGGCCAGCCGGAAAGGGCATATATACATTTTAAGCCCGGTGAGATCACCGCCTTGCTGGGGCCGACGGGTGCGGGCAAAAGCCGCTTTTTGGGCGATATAGAAGCGCTGGCGGCGGGTGATACGCCCACTGGCCGCACTGTGCTGCTCAACGGCGCGGCCCCGGACGAAGACACGCGTTTTGACCTGCAGGGGCGGCTGGTGGCCCAGCTGACCCAGAATATGAATTTTGTACTCGATATGGGCGTGATGGATTTTTTGCGCACCCATGCCCTGAGCCGCGAGGTGGCAGACGCGGAAGGTGCCGCCCGACGGGTTTTTGAAGCGGCCAACGAGCTGGCGGGCGAGCCCTTTCAGGCCTGCACCCAGCTTACCCAGCTCTCCGGCGGGCAGTCGCGCGCCCTTATGATTGCTGATACGGCCCTGCTGAGCTGGTCGCCCGTGCTGCTCATAGACGAAATTGAAAATGCGGGTGTGGACAAACGCAAGGCCCTGAACCTGTTGCTGGCCTCGGACAAGATTATTGTCATGGCAACCCACGATCCTGTGCTGGCACTTGCGGCTGACCGGCGGCTGGTGTTTGAGCAGGGAGCCGTGGCGGCGGTGCTGGCCCGTTCCCCGGCAGAAGATGCCCTGCTGGCCCGGCTGGAAGACATGGAAAGGCAGTGGTCTGGCGTGCGCGAAGCCCTGCGCAAGGGAACGGACATGTCGTCGTGGGCGGATTGTTAG
- the argC gene encoding N-acetyl-gamma-glutamyl-phosphate reductase, whose amino-acid sequence MKTINVGLVGITGYAGMELTRLLVSHPSMRLAMACSRAESGKRLGDFYPFLNHMPGADVVISVFDPKEAARQCDVVFLAVPAGTAMDMAELLLREGVKVVDLSADFRLRDPETYATWYKREHVCSDLLHKAVYGLPELYAAEIAKAKLIANPGCYPTSVILGLYAAIKNDLVHTDDLVVDAKSGATGAGRKAVVPTLFCEVSDNFRAYGLPTHRHTPEIEQEISLLAGHDITLSFNTHILPTNRGILSTIYTKLKNPATTIDEVREVFTRTWEHSPWVRILPKGALPETRFVRGSMFCDLGLVVDPRTGRLIILSAIDNLCRGASGQAMANANLMCGLPVSAGLDMLAPLA is encoded by the coding sequence ATGAAGACAATCAATGTGGGTCTGGTGGGTATTACCGGCTACGCTGGCATGGAACTGACACGGCTTCTCGTAAGCCACCCCTCCATGCGCCTTGCCATGGCCTGTTCGCGGGCTGAATCGGGCAAGCGGCTGGGCGATTTTTATCCTTTCCTGAACCACATGCCCGGCGCGGATGTGGTGATCAGCGTTTTTGACCCCAAGGAAGCCGCCCGTCAGTGCGATGTGGTTTTTCTTGCCGTTCCCGCTGGCACCGCCATGGACATGGCCGAGCTGCTGCTGCGCGAAGGCGTAAAGGTTGTTGACCTTTCGGCAGACTTTCGCCTGCGCGATCCTGAAACCTACGCCACGTGGTACAAGCGCGAGCACGTATGCAGCGACCTGCTGCACAAGGCCGTTTACGGCCTGCCCGAACTGTACGCCGCTGAAATCGCCAAGGCCAAGCTGATTGCCAACCCCGGCTGCTACCCCACGTCGGTCATTCTTGGGCTGTACGCCGCCATCAAGAATGATCTGGTGCACACCGACGATCTCGTGGTGGACGCCAAATCCGGGGCCACCGGCGCTGGCCGCAAGGCCGTTGTGCCCACGCTTTTCTGCGAAGTTTCCGACAATTTTCGCGCCTACGGCCTGCCCACGCACCGCCATACGCCCGAAATCGAACAGGAAATTTCGCTGCTGGCCGGTCACGACATAACGCTTTCGTTCAACACGCACATTTTGCCCACCAACCGGGGCATTTTGTCCACCATCTACACCAAGCTCAAAAACCCCGCCACCACGATCGACGAAGTGCGCGAGGTCTTTACCCGCACGTGGGAGCACAGCCCCTGGGTGCGTATTTTGCCCAAGGGCGCTCTGCCAGAAACGCGTTTTGTGCGCGGAAGCATGTTCTGCGACCTCGGTCTTGTGGTAGACCCCCGTACAGGGCGGCTGATAATTCTTTCTGCCATCGACAATCTGTGCAGGGGCGCGTCTGGCCAGGCCATGGCCAACGCCAACCTCATGTGCGGGCTGCCGGTGAGTGCAGGGCTCGATATGCTGGCTCCGCTGGCATAA
- a CDS encoding Nramp family divalent metal transporter yields MGVKNFWSACTVSGITHSSEEFLKFVGPGLLVTVGFIDPGNWAANLAAGAEYGYTLLWMVSLSTFMLIVLQHNAAHLGIVTGKCMAEAITEYFPCAIGRLVLMSAFGASVMTSMAEILGGAIALRMLFSIPLPVGATLTAVLAAALLLFNSYNKVEKWIIGFVSVIGLAFLYELWLVPAGWVPQAAVGWVKPSFPEGSMLVIMSVLGAVVMPHNLFLHSEIIQSRQWNLEGDDFIKKRLDYEFFDTLFAMLVGWAINSAMIILAAAVFWVAGQQVTELEQARDLLRPLLGDGASVVFAVALLFAGVASSVTSGMAGGIMTSGMAGEPYNTKDRHSVMGIVGSLGCGLVLIWLTSDPFKGLLLSQMALSVQLPITMISLVTLTSSPKVMGKYANGKGTRLLLYTLTGIVTVLNIMLLVSAIS; encoded by the coding sequence ATGGGCGTAAAAAATTTTTGGAGTGCGTGCACCGTTTCTGGCATTACCCATAGCAGCGAAGAATTTTTAAAGTTTGTGGGCCCGGGTCTGCTGGTGACCGTGGGCTTTATCGATCCCGGGAACTGGGCGGCCAATCTGGCTGCCGGGGCGGAATACGGCTATACCCTGCTGTGGATGGTGAGCCTTTCTACCTTTATGCTCATTGTCCTGCAGCACAATGCGGCGCACCTGGGCATTGTGACCGGCAAATGCATGGCCGAGGCCATTACAGAATATTTTCCCTGCGCCATAGGGCGGCTGGTGCTGATGAGCGCCTTTGGCGCATCAGTCATGACCAGCATGGCCGAAATTCTTGGCGGGGCCATAGCCCTGCGTATGCTCTTTTCCATACCTCTGCCGGTGGGGGCAACCCTTACAGCCGTGCTGGCGGCAGCCCTGCTGCTGTTCAATTCGTACAACAAGGTTGAAAAATGGATCATCGGTTTTGTGTCGGTGATTGGCCTGGCCTTTTTGTACGAGCTGTGGCTTGTGCCCGCAGGGTGGGTGCCACAGGCCGCTGTTGGCTGGGTAAAGCCCAGTTTCCCTGAAGGCTCCATGCTTGTGATCATGAGCGTGCTGGGCGCGGTGGTCATGCCGCACAACCTTTTTTTGCACTCCGAAATAATCCAGAGCCGTCAGTGGAACCTGGAGGGCGACGACTTTATCAAAAAAAGGCTCGACTACGAATTTTTTGACACGCTCTTTGCCATGCTGGTGGGCTGGGCCATCAACAGCGCCATGATCATTCTGGCCGCTGCGGTATTCTGGGTGGCGGGGCAACAGGTTACGGAACTGGAACAGGCCCGTGATCTGCTGCGGCCCCTGCTGGGCGATGGCGCGTCGGTGGTGTTTGCCGTGGCCCTGCTGTTTGCGGGCGTGGCTTCGTCGGTCACTTCGGGCATGGCCGGGGGCATTATGACCTCTGGCATGGCTGGCGAACCCTACAATACCAAGGACAGACACAGCGTCATGGGCATTGTGGGTTCGCTGGGGTGCGGCCTGGTGCTCATCTGGCTGACCAGCGATCCCTTCAAGGGTTTGCTGCTTTCGCAGATGGCCCTTTCGGTGCAGCTACCCATCACCATGATTTCACTGGTCACGCTTACTTCGTCCCCCAAGGTCATGGGCAAATATGCCAACGGCAAAGGAACGAGGCTGCTGCTGTATACCCTCACCGGCATTGTTACAGTGCTCAACATCATGTTGCTGGTCAGCGCCATCAGTTAG
- the hypE gene encoding hydrogenase expression/formation protein HypE, producing MDDCLLLDAGSGGRASQRLIAQCFMRHFANPLLERMDDAALLTDITGPLAMSTDSYTVTPLFFAGGSIGTLAVHGTVNDVAMMGARPRYLSCGFILEEGLPLETLERVVADMGAAAREAGVCIVTGDTKVVPRGACDKIFINTTGIGQVFASPEPSGHNARPGDAVLVSGAMGDHGLTVMGSREGLSFLTDVSSDSAPLNHMIEDIINTVGEVHVLRDPTRGGLATTLNEIAEQSQVSIVLDEASVPVHEAVRNGCSFLGMDPLYLANEGKCICIVPEAHAEAALEAMRRSPFGKEAARIGTVNEGKAQVALQTRIGGRRLLGMLEGAQLPRIC from the coding sequence ATGGACGATTGCCTTCTTCTTGATGCGGGCAGCGGCGGTAGGGCCTCGCAACGCCTCATTGCCCAGTGTTTCATGCGCCATTTTGCCAATCCGCTGCTTGAGCGCATGGACGACGCCGCCCTGCTGACCGACATCACCGGGCCGCTGGCCATGAGCACAGATTCCTATACGGTCACGCCTCTGTTTTTTGCCGGCGGCAGCATCGGCACTCTGGCCGTGCATGGCACGGTCAACGATGTGGCCATGATGGGCGCACGCCCCCGCTACCTGAGCTGCGGCTTTATTCTTGAGGAAGGCCTGCCCCTCGAAACCCTAGAACGGGTGGTGGCCGACATGGGCGCAGCCGCCCGAGAAGCCGGGGTGTGCATAGTGACGGGCGACACCAAGGTGGTGCCGCGCGGCGCCTGCGACAAGATATTTATCAATACCACTGGCATAGGCCAGGTTTTTGCCTCTCCCGAGCCCTCTGGTCACAACGCCCGCCCCGGCGATGCAGTGCTGGTCAGCGGGGCCATGGGCGACCACGGGCTTACGGTCATGGGCAGCCGCGAGGGGCTTTCTTTCCTCACGGACGTGTCCTCTGATTCAGCCCCGCTCAACCACATGATCGAAGACATCATCAACACCGTGGGCGAAGTGCACGTACTGCGCGACCCCACACGCGGCGGCCTTGCCACCACGCTCAACGAAATCGCAGAGCAATCGCAGGTTTCCATTGTACTGGACGAAGCCAGCGTGCCCGTACACGAGGCCGTGCGCAACGGCTGCTCCTTTCTGGGTATGGATCCGCTGTATCTGGCCAACGAAGGCAAGTGCATCTGCATTGTGCCCGAGGCCCATGCCGAGGCCGCCCTTGAGGCCATGCGCCGCTCGCCTTTTGGCAAGGAAGCGGCCCGCATCGGCACAGTGAACGAAGGCAAGGCCCAGGTGGCACTGCAAACGCGCATCGGTGGCCGCCGCCTGCTTGGCATGCTGGAAGGCGCACAACTACCCAGAATCTGTTAG
- the hypD gene encoding hydrogenase formation protein HypD → MQLETAFQNPQLCHSLLDRLNRALDGRSMRFMEVCGTHTVAIFQSGLRSLLPSSVTHLSGPGCPVCVTHDAEVAAFLDLAGRDRVIIATFGDLLRVPGPNGLTLKHAQAQGARIEIVYSPLDALTLAAANPGDTVVFLGIGFETTAPTVAATLLTAQQRGLNNFCVLSLHKLVPPALRILLEDSECGVEAFLLPGHVSTILGLEPYAFLARDFHVPGIVGGFQPADILLALCLMAEQLRDKTPAVTNAYPRAVDDTGNPRARALLEQFFEPSDALWRGIGCIPQSGLALRPEYENMDAMKRLGLTLPDVPPLRGCRCGDVLKGRIAPPDCPLFGKKCTPANPVGPCMVSTEGSCAAYFKYSER, encoded by the coding sequence ATGCAGCTGGAAACCGCCTTTCAGAACCCGCAGTTGTGTCACAGCCTTCTGGACCGCCTCAACCGTGCCCTTGATGGCCGCAGCATGCGCTTCATGGAAGTATGCGGTACACACACTGTTGCCATTTTTCAAAGTGGTCTGCGTTCACTGCTGCCCTCATCGGTAACCCACCTTTCCGGCCCCGGCTGCCCGGTGTGCGTCACACACGATGCCGAAGTGGCTGCCTTTCTTGACCTTGCAGGGCGTGACCGCGTTATCATAGCCACATTTGGCGACCTTTTGCGCGTACCCGGCCCCAACGGCCTTACGCTCAAGCATGCACAGGCGCAGGGCGCGCGCATAGAAATAGTCTATTCGCCCCTCGACGCCCTTACCCTTGCCGCCGCCAACCCCGGCGACACGGTGGTTTTTCTGGGCATAGGCTTTGAAACCACGGCCCCCACGGTGGCCGCAACCCTGCTGACCGCCCAGCAGCGCGGACTGAACAATTTTTGCGTTCTCTCGTTGCACAAGCTTGTGCCGCCCGCCCTTCGCATCCTGCTTGAAGACAGCGAATGCGGCGTAGAAGCCTTTTTGCTGCCGGGCCACGTGTCCACCATTCTTGGTCTGGAGCCCTACGCATTTCTTGCCCGCGATTTTCACGTTCCCGGCATTGTGGGCGGCTTTCAGCCTGCCGACATTCTGCTGGCGCTCTGCCTCATGGCCGAACAGCTGCGCGATAAAACCCCCGCAGTCACCAATGCCTATCCCCGCGCCGTAGACGACACGGGCAACCCACGCGCCCGCGCCCTGCTGGAACAGTTCTTTGAACCGTCAGACGCCCTGTGGCGCGGCATAGGCTGCATCCCGCAGAGCGGGCTGGCCCTGCGCCCGGAATACGAGAACATGGACGCCATGAAGCGCCTTGGCCTCACCCTGCCGGACGTCCCCCCCCTTCGCGGCTGTCGTTGCGGCGATGTGCTCAAGGGCCGCATCGCCCCGCCAGACTGCCCCCTCTTTGGCAAAAAATGTACGCCCGCCAATCCCGTTGGGCCCTGCATGGTTTCCACTGAGGGCAGCTGCGCCGCCTACTTCAAATATTCGGAGCGATAA
- a CDS encoding GTP-binding protein yields MRLVTVAGPPSCGKTSLVVRAGASLKSRDISCAVIKFDCLQSRDDDLYTAAGIPVTVALSGGLCPDHFFATNLEEAFDWAAQTGADMCIIETAGLCNRCSPHLRGALALCVIDNLMGIDAPEKIGPMLRLADVVAVTKGDLVSQAEREVYRYRIRQMNPRAVIRHVNGLTGQGCAELASIVAVAPGIASVTDMRLRFAMPAAICSYCLSEMRIGARYQKGNVKKADFGGGHELENGE; encoded by the coding sequence ATGCGGCTCGTAACCGTGGCCGGGCCACCCTCGTGTGGCAAAACCTCGCTGGTGGTCAGGGCTGGCGCAAGTCTGAAAAGCCGGGATATCAGCTGCGCGGTGATCAAGTTCGACTGCCTGCAAAGCCGCGACGACGATCTGTACACAGCAGCTGGCATTCCTGTTACAGTGGCTCTTTCCGGCGGGCTGTGCCCCGACCACTTTTTTGCCACCAATCTGGAGGAAGCCTTTGACTGGGCCGCCCAGACTGGGGCAGACATGTGCATCATTGAAACAGCAGGCCTGTGCAACCGCTGCTCGCCCCATTTGCGCGGGGCTCTGGCCCTGTGCGTCATCGACAACCTCATGGGCATAGACGCGCCGGAAAAAATCGGCCCCATGCTGCGGTTGGCCGATGTGGTGGCCGTGACCAAGGGCGATCTGGTTTCGCAGGCAGAGCGAGAGGTGTACCGCTACCGCATTCGCCAGATGAACCCGCGGGCCGTGATCAGGCACGTAAACGGGCTGACCGGCCAGGGCTGCGCTGAGCTGGCATCCATTGTGGCGGTTGCGCCCGGTATTGCCTCTGTCACCGACATGCGGCTACGTTTTGCCATGCCAGCCGCCATCTGCTCGTACTGCCTGAGCGAGATGCGCATTGGCGCGCGCTATCAGAAGGGCAATGTCAAAAAGGCGGATTTTGGAGGCGGCCATGAGCTTGAAAATGGTGAATGA
- a CDS encoding ABC transporter substrate-binding protein: MKRLEHLMQSWQQTDEASAPGKADLLLYAPCPVKLVVKERIEAIAAAQNPALTTHIPMGCTSVDPYDPLYMETDESRLPSVIASIGYGDFWRGEFVRRFVQTGIFESVQPRVLNPLYAEAGLVDPAGAYTIYGVTPYIFLIDHKKLDGLPAPRNWEDLTHPRYRGQVVMCGDGDDMADAVLLNQYKDYGEPGVTGLAANIKSFMHSSRMAKVCGSAAPDAGGIFIIPLFFAESTKLPGHVEVVWPEDGAAASPLYLLAKKSEKERLAPLLNFFANGFGDIGSAAWFVPMDGSRPSRLPHHARLKWVGWDFVENNDVNSLRDILALKFRRLQAGAACGS; encoded by the coding sequence ATGAAAAGGCTTGAGCACCTCATGCAGTCATGGCAGCAGACAGACGAAGCCTCCGCTCCGGGCAAGGCTGACCTGCTGCTCTACGCGCCCTGCCCGGTCAAGCTGGTGGTGAAGGAGCGTATAGAGGCTATAGCAGCGGCGCAAAACCCCGCGCTCACAACCCATATTCCCATGGGCTGCACCTCGGTTGACCCCTACGACCCCCTGTATATGGAAACGGACGAGAGCCGTTTGCCCTCGGTCATTGCCTCCATCGGCTACGGCGATTTCTGGCGTGGCGAATTTGTGCGGCGTTTTGTGCAGACCGGGATTTTTGAAAGCGTACAGCCACGGGTACTCAACCCCCTGTATGCCGAGGCCGGGCTGGTTGACCCCGCCGGGGCCTACACCATCTACGGCGTGACGCCCTATATTTTTCTGATAGACCACAAAAAACTGGATGGCCTGCCAGCCCCCCGCAACTGGGAAGACCTGACGCACCCACGCTACCGGGGTCAGGTTGTCATGTGCGGCGACGGCGATGACATGGCCGACGCCGTGCTGCTCAATCAGTACAAGGACTACGGCGAGCCGGGCGTTACCGGCCTTGCCGCAAACATCAAAAGCTTCATGCACTCTTCGCGCATGGCAAAGGTCTGCGGCTCTGCCGCCCCCGATGCAGGCGGTATTTTTATCATCCCCCTGTTTTTTGCCGAAAGCACCAAGCTGCCAGGCCACGTTGAAGTGGTGTGGCCGGAGGATGGCGCTGCGGCAAGCCCGCTCTACCTGCTGGCCAAAAAAAGCGAAAAAGAGCGCCTTGCACCGCTGCTGAATTTTTTTGCCAACGGCTTTGGCGACATCGGCAGCGCTGCCTGGTTTGTTCCCATGGACGGCTCGCGTCCCTCGCGTCTGCCGCACCATGCCCGGCTCAAGTGGGTGGGCTGGGACTTTGTGGAAAACAACGATGTCAACAGCCTGCGGGATATTCTGGCCCTGAAGTTCCGGCGGCTGCAGGCGGGTGCGGCATGCGGCTCGTAA